From Penaeus vannamei isolate JL-2024 chromosome 40, ASM4276789v1, whole genome shotgun sequence, the proteins below share one genomic window:
- the LOC113829563 gene encoding uncharacterized protein: MWKGMPGKDECGYKCGQLDGLGCVGMNEHRLGHFLYLGLPVGSASTNNTWQVKSRWLEASGKNCRVEAFFNVWSLDDAATSFKILVENSNYTSITSGVDIGRANETGKWKKKTLFIGRITKSFRMGIEIYLGNSRPTHVAIDNIQLVECFSGRSPPGACVADGHVGCFDTVR; encoded by the exons ATGTGGAAGGGCATGCCGGGTAAGGACGAATGTGGATACAAGTGTGGACAACTGGATGGGTTAGGATGTGTTGGCATGAACGAGCATAGGTTGG GCCACTTCCTGTACCTGGGCCTCCCCGTGGGGTCGGCCAGCACCAACAACACGTGGCAGGTCAAGTCCAGGTGGTTGGAGGCCAGCGGGAAGAACTGCCGCGTGGAGGCCTTCTTCAACGTGTGGTCCTTGGACGACGCTGCGACTTCCTTCAAGATTCTGGTGGAGAACAGCAACTACACGAGCATCACTTCGGGCGTGGACATCGGCCGAGCGAACGAGACGGGAAA gtggaagaagaagacgcTGTTCATTGGCCGGATCACCAAGAGCTTCCGAATGGGCATCGAGATCTACCTTGGCAACAGCCGCCCGACGCACGTGGCCATCGACAACATCCAGCTGGTCGAGTGTTTCAGCGGTAGGTCTCCGCCGGGCGCCTGCGTGGCTGATGGGCATGTCggg TGCTTTGATACAGTGAGATAA